In Acidianus brierleyi, one genomic interval encodes:
- a CDS encoding 7-cyano-7-deazaguanine synthase, translated as MDNEVIIQLTGGIDSTVLAYYLKEKYQLYGVSINYDYAPQHKEMELVKDLTKNLGIELKIIDFSSYIKSFDLPPISTMNYLIKYQFLIEILATLSAYPDFDTLFVGWLKGEWNNKKDIIDKLQQLLRIKIVAPFSEITKSDVIKMGNKLGIDFSKTWSCIVSGKIHCGICVPCRSRKRAFKEAKIKDPTSYYYNMSYDQMDELAKKLSFEEFYEKYLKPFLKYTNEYTEEFVYNYVNIMKKYSG; from the coding sequence ATGGATAATGAGGTAATAATTCAGTTAACAGGAGGAATAGATTCTACAGTTTTAGCATATTATCTGAAAGAAAAATATCAACTATATGGAGTTTCTATTAACTATGATTATGCACCTCAACATAAAGAAATGGAATTAGTTAAAGATTTAACAAAAAATCTTGGTATTGAACTTAAAATTATTGATTTTTCGTCATATATTAAATCTTTTGATTTACCTCCCATATCAACAATGAATTATCTAATAAAATACCAATTTTTAATTGAGATTCTTGCTACACTCTCAGCATATCCAGATTTTGATACTCTGTTTGTAGGTTGGTTAAAAGGCGAGTGGAATAATAAAAAAGACATAATAGATAAACTTCAACAGCTTCTTAGAATTAAGATAGTAGCTCCTTTTTCTGAGATTACTAAAAGTGATGTAATAAAAATGGGTAATAAATTAGGAATAGATTTTTCTAAAACGTGGAGTTGTATAGTCTCTGGAAAGATACATTGCGGAATTTGTGTACCTTGCAGATCCAGAAAGAGGGCTTTTAAAGAGGCTAAGATAAAAGATCCAACTAGCTATTATTATAATATGAGCTATGATCAAATGGACGAACTTGCTAAGAAACTAAGCTTTGAGGAATTCTATGAGAAGTATCTTAAACCTTTCCTTAAATATACTAACGAATATACAGAAGAATTTGTATATAACTATGTAAATATAATGAAGAAATATAGTGGATAA
- a CDS encoding ribbon-helix-helix protein, CopG family, with translation MRVITFKAEEDLLLKLDLYAANKRISRSEIIREALKKYLDSF, from the coding sequence ATGAGAGTAATCACATTCAAAGCAGAAGAAGATTTACTCTTGAAATTAGACTTGTATGCAGCTAATAAAAGAATATCCAGAAGTGAGATAATTAGAGAAGCTCTAAAGAAATATTTAGATTCTTTTTAA
- a CDS encoding SufB/SufD family protein, whose amino-acid sequence MAIVDKDSAINYIQKLGNVSDREKLFSIYEEIPYQLIHDSPTIKHYTDWDLFDNLDLKIDYGSKKNLDSPLKDYKLISIANNIVEGTEVLDSPKNSGIDPKEHKLVALNLALAKKIIIDRPGKYFIYHYTDQELYSPINIEINVNDDITDIVYYSESFGKSMPSSTIYLKVGKDATVNFSTIVKGNSSYSFVYAKAEVDGSINSSIFASGSSQAHIEYKSILGSYSNASFNVKALGVKDNNIDIVSDVTHIGEKSVSTGSMKAVAANTSLTVIRGDAKVGETAHDSSTSIIGRAIMLGKESKAIVAPMLEVKTGRVITAKHSAAVSRVDEDLVFYLQNRGFDRKTAEGLIIRGFLNDENDISIVKEMVEKIISDLGY is encoded by the coding sequence ATGGCTATAGTAGATAAAGATTCAGCAATTAACTATATCCAAAAATTAGGCAATGTATCAGATAGAGAAAAACTTTTTTCAATTTATGAAGAAATTCCCTATCAATTAATTCATGATTCTCCTACAATAAAACATTATACTGATTGGGACTTATTCGATAATTTAGATCTAAAAATTGACTATGGCTCAAAGAAAAATCTTGATTCTCCACTCAAAGATTATAAATTAATTTCTATTGCAAATAATATAGTAGAAGGCACAGAAGTTCTTGATTCACCTAAAAACTCTGGAATAGATCCCAAAGAGCATAAACTGGTTGCCCTAAATTTAGCTCTAGCTAAAAAAATTATCATAGACAGACCAGGAAAATATTTTATTTACCATTATACTGATCAAGAACTCTATTCTCCTATAAATATTGAGATAAATGTAAATGATGATATAACAGATATAGTATATTATTCTGAATCGTTTGGTAAGTCTATGCCAAGCTCAACAATATATTTAAAAGTAGGTAAAGACGCTACTGTTAATTTTTCTACTATAGTTAAAGGTAATTCTTCTTACTCTTTTGTTTATGCTAAAGCTGAAGTAGATGGTTCTATAAACTCATCTATATTTGCTTCTGGGTCTTCTCAAGCTCATATAGAATATAAATCAATATTAGGATCTTATTCTAATGCGTCATTTAATGTTAAAGCGTTGGGAGTAAAGGATAACAATATCGATATTGTAAGTGACGTAACGCATATAGGAGAAAAGAGTGTAAGCACTGGAAGTATGAAGGCAGTAGCAGCTAATACTTCATTAACAGTAATTAGAGGAGACGCTAAAGTCGGAGAGACAGCACATGATTCCTCTACATCTATTATAGGTAGAGCTATAATGCTAGGGAAAGAATCCAAAGCTATAGTTGCTCCTATGCTCGAGGTAAAGACTGGCAGAGTGATAACTGCTAAGCATTCCGCCGCTGTATCTAGAGTAGATGAAGATCTAGTCTTTTACTTACAAAACAGAGGTTTTGATAGAAAAACTGCAGAAGGATTAATAATAAGGGGATTCTTAAATGACGAAAATGACATAAGCATAGTAAAGGAAATGGTAGAAAAAATAATTTCGGATCTTGGATATTAG
- the sufB gene encoding Fe-S cluster assembly protein SufB, with translation MTEEKLSLDINEILNASIQAKHEKLSEMEFHRQIVNAGLSKSTIEEISKMKKEPNWMLQLRLKALELFEKIPTPNWLPDFLGTLDVSKLELYVKPGIQQTNSWDEIPKDVKNYYDELGIPDSEKKYLGGLVAVLESEPIYSNVKEELTKKGVIMMPPDEAVQKYPDLIKQYFMKIFPASDHKFAALHGALWSGGVFVYVPKGVKITTPVEGFFVIGTEMEGQFEHTLVVADEGSYIHFIEGCSAPQFKKFSFHDGMVELYAKKNAHIKFTTIQNWSKNVINFNNKRAWADENSMIEWVEGSLGSKYSFVYPTTILRGRNATSTSLVVTMASGEGEWKDSGSKMIHAAPNTKSKIINKNIGFNGGVNIYRGLVKVNKGATGSKAFVKCDSLMLDEKTKAYTFPHNQVFEDDADVAHEAHTFRMSEDQLFYLMNRGINEKEATSMLVLGFIDDIMRELPFEYATMLNKVIKLELDKLGAVA, from the coding sequence ATGACTGAGGAAAAACTTTCATTGGATATAAATGAAATTCTCAACGCTTCTATACAGGCAAAGCATGAGAAATTGAGTGAAATGGAGTTTCACAGGCAAATAGTTAATGCAGGTCTATCTAAGAGCACTATAGAAGAAATTTCAAAGATGAAAAAGGAGCCTAATTGGATGTTACAGTTAAGACTAAAAGCGTTAGAACTTTTCGAGAAAATTCCCACTCCTAATTGGTTACCTGACTTCTTAGGAACATTAGATGTCTCTAAATTGGAATTATATGTCAAACCTGGAATACAGCAAACAAATAGTTGGGACGAAATACCAAAAGACGTCAAGAACTATTATGATGAACTAGGAATACCAGACTCTGAGAAAAAATATCTTGGAGGATTGGTCGCAGTATTAGAATCCGAGCCCATCTATTCTAATGTAAAGGAGGAACTAACTAAAAAGGGGGTCATAATGATGCCACCAGACGAAGCCGTTCAGAAATATCCAGATTTAATAAAACAGTATTTTATGAAGATATTCCCTGCTTCCGATCATAAATTTGCAGCCTTGCACGGAGCTTTATGGAGTGGTGGAGTCTTTGTTTATGTGCCTAAAGGAGTCAAAATAACTACTCCAGTAGAAGGATTCTTTGTTATAGGTACAGAAATGGAAGGCCAATTTGAACATACTTTAGTAGTTGCAGATGAAGGTTCTTATATTCATTTTATAGAAGGATGTAGCGCACCTCAATTTAAGAAATTCTCTTTCCATGATGGAATGGTTGAACTATATGCAAAGAAAAACGCTCACATTAAATTCACTACTATACAGAATTGGAGTAAGAATGTGATTAATTTCAATAATAAAAGAGCATGGGCAGACGAGAATTCTATGATAGAGTGGGTAGAAGGATCATTAGGATCTAAGTATAGCTTTGTATATCCTACGACTATACTTAGAGGAAGAAATGCTACCTCTACTAGTCTTGTAGTAACTATGGCTTCTGGAGAAGGCGAATGGAAAGATAGCGGTTCTAAGATGATTCATGCAGCACCTAATACAAAGAGTAAAATAATAAACAAAAACATAGGATTCAACGGTGGGGTTAACATATATAGAGGACTAGTTAAGGTTAACAAGGGTGCTACAGGTTCAAAAGCGTTTGTAAAATGTGATTCATTAATGTTAGACGAGAAAACAAAAGCCTATACTTTCCCTCATAATCAAGTGTTTGAAGACGATGCAGATGTAGCCCACGAGGCACATACTTTCAGAATGAGTGAGGATCAATTATTTTATTTAATGAACAGAGGAATAAATGAAAAAGAAGCAACATCAATGCTAGTTTTAGGTTTCATTGATGACATAATGAGAGAACTGCCATTTGAATATGCTACAATGCTGAATAAGGTTATTAAATTAGAACTTGACAAGTTAGGGGCTGTAGCATAA
- the sufC gene encoding Fe-S cluster assembly ATPase SufC: protein MSTLKIEDLHVEVEGKEVLKGINLEIHSGEIHALMGPNGSGKTTLSLAIMGHPKYKITKGKILLDNEDITNIDTDEKVKKGLFLAFQNPIEIGGVKLSTLLVAEYNRVQGSGQMATEIFQKVKDFTKSVGISETLLNRGVFEGFSGGEKKRTEILQMLILKPKFAILDEPDSGVDVDGLRIISDIVDKMKNEMNTAYLIITHYRRILDYVNADKVHVLYRGKIVATGNMSLAKLIDEKGYESVIKN from the coding sequence ATGTCCACTTTAAAAATTGAAGATCTTCATGTTGAAGTGGAAGGTAAAGAAGTTCTAAAAGGAATAAACCTTGAAATTCATAGTGGAGAAATACATGCTTTAATGGGACCTAATGGCAGTGGTAAAACGACATTATCACTAGCAATAATGGGACACCCTAAGTATAAAATAACAAAAGGTAAGATACTTTTAGATAACGAAGATATAACAAACATAGATACAGATGAAAAAGTAAAGAAGGGTTTATTCCTAGCTTTCCAGAATCCTATAGAAATAGGGGGAGTAAAGCTCTCAACACTTTTAGTAGCAGAGTATAATAGAGTTCAAGGTTCAGGACAAATGGCAACTGAAATCTTTCAAAAAGTTAAAGATTTTACAAAATCTGTAGGAATATCTGAAACTCTATTAAATAGAGGAGTATTTGAAGGTTTTAGTGGAGGTGAAAAAAAGAGAACTGAAATTTTACAAATGCTAATACTGAAACCTAAATTTGCAATTCTTGATGAACCAGATTCTGGTGTTGATGTAGACGGTTTGAGGATAATTTCTGACATAGTGGACAAAATGAAGAACGAAATGAATACTGCGTATCTTATTATAACTCATTATAGAAGAATTTTAGATTATGTGAATGCGGATAAGGTGCACGTACTATACAGAGGAAAAATAGTAGCTACAGGCAATATGAGTTTAGCTAAGCTGATAGATGAAAAAGGATACGAAAGTGTAATCAAGAATTAA